The Anaerosoma tenue genome has a window encoding:
- a CDS encoding ABC transporter ATP-binding protein, translating to MSLLAIRDVTRRFGGLTAVDGVSFDVYEGSIKAVIGPNGAGKSTLFNLITGFDRADEGAVTFDGERLTGQRPDAIVRRGIARTFQNTRLFEEMSALDNVRVGCDLEVPQGFVRSALRIGVRSAEGAMRERAYHLLRVVGLEERAEAPASDLPHGTRRLLEIARALATRPRLMLLDEPAAGLNGAETRTLIEALYRIRDDGVTLVVVEHDMGLVMEVAEEIVVLDRGAKIAEGPPLLIQKDPVVIEAYLGEECEPGGC from the coding sequence ATGAGCCTTCTCGCGATCCGTGACGTGACGAGACGGTTCGGCGGTCTCACTGCGGTGGATGGCGTCTCGTTCGACGTGTACGAGGGCTCGATCAAGGCGGTGATCGGACCCAATGGCGCGGGCAAGAGCACGCTCTTCAACCTGATCACGGGCTTCGACCGCGCTGACGAGGGAGCCGTGACGTTCGATGGCGAGCGCCTCACCGGCCAACGGCCCGACGCGATCGTCCGTCGCGGCATTGCGCGCACGTTCCAGAACACCCGCCTCTTCGAGGAGATGAGCGCGCTCGACAACGTACGGGTGGGTTGTGACCTGGAGGTCCCGCAAGGGTTCGTGAGGTCCGCGCTGCGCATCGGCGTTCGCTCCGCCGAGGGCGCGATGCGTGAACGCGCCTACCATCTTCTCCGTGTGGTGGGGCTTGAGGAGCGCGCGGAGGCGCCGGCGAGCGACCTGCCGCATGGCACCCGGCGGCTGCTGGAGATTGCGCGCGCTCTCGCCACCAGGCCACGCCTGATGCTCCTCGACGAGCCCGCCGCAGGCCTCAACGGCGCGGAGACACGGACGCTCATCGAAGCCCTGTATCGCATCAGGGACGACGGCGTCACCCTCGTGGTGGTGGAGCACGACATGGGCCTCGTGATGGAGGTCGCCGAGGAGATCGTGGTGCTCGACCGCGGGGCGAAGATCGCCGAGGGCCCGCCGCTGCTCATACAGAAGGACCCGGTCGTGATCGAAGCGTACCTGGGGGAGGAGTGTGAGCCCGGTGGGTGCTGA
- a CDS encoding branched-chain amino acid ABC transporter permease codes for MTAIKATLRRLLRAPYSAVLLVGLLVAAVPLVSPERYVLKVMVYVGVNVIIIAGLALLFGYAGQISMGHAAFVGIGAYTSAYLVGSLGMPWLAGVAAGTLLAAAGGLVLALPALRLHGHYLAMATLGFAEIMHVVFREARHITGGNDGLGGIAYPEVAGYAIDTPLGTYLLVWGVAIAVLVVVANIVRSRPGRAMQALHATESGALACGVDTVSLKVRTFAFSAGLAGLAGALYAHSVGFISPTTFGLEQSVILVAMVVVGGTGSLAGPVIAAIALTLLPYADALIPGLSQGTVAVLQDWETDIYGIAMILVVIFAPAGIGGLIRRAWSRQPAGAGEVRT; via the coding sequence GTGACGGCGATCAAGGCCACACTCCGGCGCCTGTTGCGCGCACCGTACTCCGCGGTCCTCCTTGTGGGGCTGCTGGTGGCGGCCGTCCCGCTCGTCAGTCCCGAACGGTACGTGCTGAAGGTCATGGTCTACGTCGGCGTGAACGTGATCATCATCGCCGGCCTCGCATTGCTGTTCGGGTACGCGGGTCAGATATCGATGGGTCACGCGGCATTCGTGGGCATCGGTGCGTACACGTCCGCCTACCTGGTGGGCTCCCTCGGCATGCCGTGGCTGGCGGGCGTAGCCGCCGGAACGCTGCTGGCAGCGGCGGGAGGTCTGGTACTGGCGCTGCCGGCGCTTCGCCTTCACGGTCACTACCTTGCGATGGCCACGCTGGGATTCGCCGAGATCATGCACGTGGTGTTCCGGGAGGCCAGGCACATCACCGGCGGGAACGACGGGTTGGGCGGCATCGCGTATCCCGAGGTGGCCGGCTATGCCATCGATACGCCGCTCGGCACGTACCTGCTCGTGTGGGGCGTGGCGATAGCGGTGCTGGTGGTGGTCGCCAACATCGTGCGGAGCCGCCCCGGACGCGCGATGCAGGCGCTCCACGCAACGGAGAGCGGCGCTCTCGCGTGTGGCGTGGACACGGTGTCGCTCAAGGTACGCACATTCGCCTTCTCTGCGGGGCTTGCTGGGCTGGCGGGTGCTCTGTATGCGCACAGCGTGGGGTTCATCTCGCCGACGACGTTCGGTCTCGAGCAGTCGGTCATCCTCGTAGCGATGGTGGTCGTCGGCGGTACCGGCTCGCTCGCGGGACCGGTGATCGCGGCCATCGCCCTTACGCTGCTGCCATACGCCGACGCTCTGATCCCCGGCCTCAGCCAGGGGACGGTCGCCGTGCTGCAGGATTGGGAGACCGACATCTACGGGATCGCGATGATACTCGTGGTCATCTTCGCGCCTGCCGGCATCGGAGGGCTGATCAGACGCGCATGGTCGCGGCAGCCTGCCGGGGCGGGAGAGGTGCGGACATGA
- a CDS encoding phenylacetate--CoA ligase family protein: MDTEPCECGRTNARMRKVRQRTDDMLIIRGVNVFPSQIEDALLAVEGVEPHYLIVVDRDGAMDTLEVRIEVSPAMFSDVMRNMVAFNKQVAERIASVVGLQAKVTLVEPGTIERSVGKARHVVDNRTRF; the protein is encoded by the coding sequence ATGGACACCGAGCCGTGCGAGTGCGGGCGCACGAACGCTCGCATGCGGAAGGTCCGGCAGCGCACCGACGACATGCTCATCATCCGTGGCGTCAACGTCTTCCCGAGCCAGATCGAGGACGCATTGCTGGCTGTGGAGGGCGTCGAGCCGCACTACCTGATCGTGGTCGACCGTGATGGCGCCATGGACACGCTCGAGGTGCGCATAGAGGTGTCACCCGCGATGTTCTCGGATGTGATGCGGAACATGGTGGCCTTCAACAAGCAGGTCGCCGAGCGGATCGCGTCGGTCGTGGGACTGCAGGCGAAGGTCACGCTCGTCGAGCCTGGTACTATAGAACGGTCCGTGGGCAAAGCCCGCCACGTCGTGGACAATCGAACGCGATTCTAA
- a CDS encoding ABC transporter substrate-binding protein: protein MKPTKVLALTAAFMLTVACLPVGGCAADGGSEGDAGAGGAGEPYRIGAVLSLTGTYAGLGIPEQRAIDLEVERINAAGGVNGRELVVVYEDDATDAAKAQAAAVRLIDEEGVLAIIGASGTGQTMAMRSDAERARVPIVSMAGGSVITADFSEWVFQTPWPNRIVIPFVLEEMAAAGHTTIGLISDTGGYGVDGRDIVLATAADAGVTIVADETFNAGDTDMTSQLTKIRAAEPDAVLIWAAGKEAAIIARNARQLNMEQPLYGGSGIARQEFIDGAGEAAEGVRLGTGKILVPEAFGEGTEAYAVATDFIERYEAAYGTPPDIFAGHAYDAIGLIADALERLGSGDVTSEQVRDALEQTSGWVGIDGTFTYSATDHNGLTRDEMVMYVIEDGTWRLDR from the coding sequence ATGAAGCCGACGAAGGTGCTGGCGCTGACCGCAGCGTTCATGCTCACCGTGGCATGCCTGCCTGTCGGCGGGTGCGCAGCGGACGGCGGGAGCGAAGGCGATGCCGGAGCAGGCGGGGCAGGGGAGCCGTACCGCATCGGTGCGGTGCTCTCGCTCACGGGAACCTACGCGGGGCTCGGGATACCCGAGCAGCGCGCGATCGATCTTGAGGTGGAACGCATCAACGCTGCCGGTGGCGTCAACGGCCGGGAGCTCGTGGTGGTCTACGAGGACGATGCCACCGACGCCGCCAAGGCGCAGGCGGCCGCCGTACGACTCATCGACGAAGAGGGCGTGCTCGCGATCATCGGAGCGTCAGGTACCGGCCAGACGATGGCGATGCGGTCCGACGCCGAACGTGCCAGGGTGCCGATCGTCTCCATGGCTGGCGGGTCGGTCATCACGGCCGACTTCTCCGAGTGGGTGTTCCAGACACCGTGGCCGAACCGCATCGTCATCCCGTTCGTGCTCGAGGAGATGGCCGCGGCCGGTCATACCACGATCGGTCTGATCAGTGACACGGGTGGTTACGGAGTCGACGGTCGAGACATCGTGCTCGCCACGGCCGCAGACGCGGGAGTGACCATCGTGGCCGACGAGACCTTCAACGCCGGTGATACCGACATGACGTCCCAGCTCACCAAGATCCGGGCAGCAGAACCGGATGCCGTGCTTATTTGGGCGGCAGGCAAGGAAGCGGCGATCATCGCGCGCAACGCCCGCCAGCTCAACATGGAGCAGCCGCTGTACGGCGGATCCGGCATCGCGCGCCAGGAGTTCATCGACGGCGCGGGTGAGGCCGCCGAGGGTGTCCGCCTCGGCACGGGCAAGATCCTTGTCCCCGAGGCGTTCGGCGAAGGTACGGAGGCGTACGCGGTGGCCACCGACTTCATCGAGCGCTACGAAGCGGCGTACGGCACGCCCCCGGACATCTTCGCCGGGCATGCGTACGATGCGATCGGACTGATCGCCGATGCGCTTGAACGCCTGGGATCCGGTGATGTGACGTCGGAACAGGTCCGTGACGCGCTTGAGCAGACATCCGGCTGGGTCGGTATCGACGGCACGTTCACGTACTCGGCCACCGACCACAACGGCCTCACACGGGACGAGATGGTGATGTACGTGATCGAGGACGGCACCTGGCGTTTGGACCGCTAG
- a CDS encoding ACT domain-containing protein, translating to MDRMVVKQLSVFIANESGRVSEVTGILGEAGVNIRGFSVSDTADYGILRLVVDKPEEARDTLARDGFTVRMDDVICIDLPDRPGGLAEVLKIVSSAGVNIEYVYSLVATFVVLNVGDVDRALHLLGDRPVKLVSQDDLSAVGE from the coding sequence ATGGATCGGATGGTCGTCAAGCAGCTTTCGGTGTTCATCGCCAACGAATCGGGTCGCGTGAGCGAGGTGACGGGCATCCTGGGGGAGGCGGGCGTCAACATCCGTGGCTTCTCGGTCTCTGACACCGCCGACTACGGGATCCTCAGGCTCGTTGTGGACAAGCCGGAAGAAGCCCGTGACACGCTCGCGAGAGACGGCTTCACCGTCCGCATGGACGACGTGATCTGTATCGACCTGCCGGATCGGCCCGGCGGTCTCGCCGAGGTGCTGAAGATCGTGTCATCGGCAGGCGTGAACATCGAGTACGTCTACTCCCTCGTCGCCACGTTCGTGGTGCTCAACGTGGGTGACGTGGACCGCGCGCTGCACCTGCTGGGAGACCGGCCGGTGAAGCTTGTCTCGCAGGATGACCTGAGCGCGGTAGGGGAGTAG
- a CDS encoding SH3 domain-containing protein, translating into MRHQDEWDDGVGADPHAYGPPPHDWHDAPEQNIIVRILRVVVPWIALIAVITVALSFWSEFRLEAETGETPAVEATGTVEPTGTPDASGTETGTEEPVVTPEGPEPIIGPDGISIPAGEPYVRVKTQGLNLRAEPTTASEVITTLDGGQLLVYLDASNGWYQVRDVDGNEGWVAGGGAYSELVRP; encoded by the coding sequence ATGAGACACCAGGACGAGTGGGACGACGGAGTGGGCGCCGATCCGCATGCCTACGGGCCGCCACCGCACGACTGGCACGATGCGCCGGAGCAGAACATCATCGTGCGGATATTGCGGGTAGTCGTGCCGTGGATAGCTTTGATCGCCGTGATCACGGTGGCGCTCTCGTTCTGGAGCGAGTTCCGTCTCGAGGCAGAGACCGGGGAGACGCCGGCAGTGGAGGCCACAGGGACCGTCGAGCCGACCGGCACACCGGACGCGTCGGGGACTGAGACCGGGACCGAGGAGCCCGTCGTCACGCCCGAGGGGCCGGAACCCATCATCGGCCCGGACGGGATCTCGATCCCGGCCGGGGAGCCATACGTGCGGGTGAAGACGCAGGGGCTCAATCTGCGTGCAGAGCCCACAACGGCGTCAGAGGTGATCACGACCCTTGATGGCGGACAGCTGCTCGTCTACCTCGACGCGTCGAACGGGTGGTATCAGGTGCGGGACGTTGACGGGAACGAAGGGTGGGTCGCCGGAGGCGGCGCTTACAGTGAGCTCGTGCGACCGTAA
- a CDS encoding branched-chain amino acid ABC transporter permease produces the protein MEAAEFFQYVIAGLKSGSIYALVALGFTVVYGSTGIINFAQGEFFMLGGVLAVFFAGLGLPLPLAGIAAVIMTAAIGIAFERVALRPQRSASPIVLIIITIGGSMVFKSLARHLFGPDELTLAEFTPGPSIDVAGVAIERQALWVWGLTVIAVVVLAVLYRKTKLGRAMRASSISHDAARLMGIDTARVVMVSFGIAAALGALAGVAVTPLTQTAWDAGATIGVKGFASAILGGLGNPVASVIGGLVLGLLESLSVAFVSSTYKDAISLVVLLVVLFVRPQGLFGRARREKV, from the coding sequence ATGGAAGCCGCCGAGTTCTTCCAGTACGTCATAGCGGGCCTGAAGAGCGGGTCCATATACGCGCTGGTGGCGCTCGGTTTCACCGTCGTGTACGGATCCACCGGGATCATCAACTTCGCGCAGGGCGAGTTCTTCATGCTGGGCGGCGTGCTGGCGGTGTTCTTCGCCGGGCTCGGCCTGCCGTTGCCGCTTGCCGGCATCGCGGCCGTCATCATGACGGCCGCGATCGGGATCGCTTTCGAGCGTGTCGCTCTGCGGCCGCAGCGCTCTGCCAGCCCCATCGTGCTCATCATCATCACGATCGGCGGCTCGATGGTGTTCAAGTCGCTGGCGAGGCACCTGTTCGGCCCGGATGAGCTCACGCTCGCCGAGTTCACACCGGGTCCGTCGATCGACGTTGCCGGCGTGGCGATCGAGCGCCAGGCGCTGTGGGTATGGGGTCTTACCGTCATCGCGGTTGTCGTCCTCGCGGTGCTCTACCGCAAGACCAAGCTCGGCCGCGCGATGCGGGCATCGTCCATCAGTCACGACGCGGCGCGCCTCATGGGCATCGATACCGCACGTGTGGTGATGGTGAGCTTCGGGATCGCGGCCGCGCTGGGTGCGCTCGCCGGCGTTGCCGTCACCCCGCTCACGCAGACCGCATGGGATGCGGGGGCGACCATCGGCGTGAAGGGCTTTGCTTCAGCGATCCTGGGGGGCCTCGGCAACCCGGTGGCGTCCGTCATCGGAGGACTGGTGTTAGGGCTGCTTGAGAGCCTGTCGGTGGCGTTCGTCTCGTCCACCTACAAAGACGCGATCTCCCTTGTGGTGTTGCTCGTGGTGCTGTTCGTGCGCCCGCAGGGGCTGTTCGGCCGCGCGAGGCGGGAGAAGGTGTGA
- a CDS encoding ABC transporter ATP-binding protein, whose protein sequence is MSPVGAELTIESLSAGYGHVRVLDDVSLHVAPGELVALIGSNGAGKSTLLKAVAGLLRPTAGVVRLGGDEITGVPPERLVRRGLALVPEGRMLFGPLTVDENLSVGAHSRPARDPSVREDLERVRALFPVLAERGGQPAETLSGGEQQMLAVARALMSRPEVLLLDEPSLGLAPRVIAAIFGALDTLRAEGLTILLVEQDARLALKHADRGYVMRTGQIALHGPAQQLIEDDQVRHAYLGGRPETRE, encoded by the coding sequence GTGAGCCCGGTGGGTGCTGAGCTGACGATCGAATCGCTGAGCGCCGGTTACGGTCACGTCCGCGTTCTCGATGACGTCTCCCTTCATGTGGCGCCCGGCGAGCTCGTGGCTCTCATCGGCTCCAACGGGGCGGGCAAGTCCACGCTCCTCAAGGCCGTGGCCGGCCTCCTGCGCCCCACGGCGGGCGTGGTGCGCCTCGGCGGGGACGAGATCACCGGCGTCCCACCCGAGCGCCTCGTACGTCGCGGGCTTGCACTGGTGCCCGAGGGCCGCATGCTCTTCGGGCCGCTCACAGTAGACGAGAACCTGAGCGTGGGCGCTCACTCGAGACCGGCTCGCGACCCGTCCGTGCGTGAGGACCTTGAGCGTGTGCGTGCGTTGTTCCCTGTGCTGGCCGAGCGCGGTGGCCAGCCCGCCGAGACGCTCTCCGGCGGGGAACAGCAGATGCTTGCGGTGGCGCGAGCTCTCATGAGCCGTCCCGAGGTGCTTCTGCTCGACGAACCGTCGCTCGGCCTCGCGCCACGGGTGATCGCCGCCATCTTCGGGGCCCTTGACACCCTGCGCGCCGAGGGGCTCACGATCCTGCTGGTGGAGCAGGACGCACGACTTGCGCTCAAGCATGCGGACCGCGGGTACGTGATGCGTACCGGGCAGATAGCGTTGCACGGACCTGCGCAGCAGCTGATCGAGGACGACCAGGTGCGCCATGCGTACCTTGGCGGACGGCCAGAGACGAGGGAGTGA
- the iorA gene encoding indolepyruvate ferredoxin oxidoreductase subunit alpha, with amino-acid sequence MSGNEAVARGAWEAGASVGVGYPGTPSTEVLENLVKYEGVHCEWAPNEKVAAEVAGGASLGGVRALVTMKHVGLNVAADVLYTQSYTGVTGGLVYLVADDPGMHSSQNEQDTRNHGVGARVPVLEPSDSQEALEYTRAAFEISERFDVPVIVRLTTRISHGKGLVTAGSRTEVATRPYERDARKYVMMPGNARVRLRDVAARDEALAAYGSTAEVNRAEERSQSLGVITSGIAYQYVREALPEASVLKLGLTVPLPAQLILDFASRVERVAVVEELDRHLTMRVRALGIDVEEVDLPRRGELSPRIVAEAFGAPPLSRRELVDGLPPRPPLLCPGCPHRGLFYALGKVRAVVTGDIGCYTLGTLPPLNGMDSCVCMGASIGMAHGMDLAGSVERPVVAVIGDSTFAHSGLTGLLHMAYARSEGTVIVLDNRTTAMTGHQGNPVNGVFIDGSDAPAIDLDAVCLALGAGSVRTVDPHDLDATLNVLREETAADHLSVIVSKAPCALLIKDHHDPYAVDEELCTKCGSCVRLGCPAISRDENGRAVIDTATCVGCGQCVQVCRYDAIVGVGPSCDLGGGR; translated from the coding sequence ATGTCCGGCAACGAAGCTGTCGCACGCGGCGCGTGGGAAGCCGGCGCTTCCGTCGGCGTCGGGTATCCCGGTACGCCTTCCACCGAGGTGTTGGAGAATCTCGTGAAGTACGAAGGCGTTCACTGTGAGTGGGCGCCCAACGAGAAGGTCGCGGCGGAGGTCGCCGGGGGCGCATCGCTCGGCGGCGTTCGCGCTCTGGTGACGATGAAACACGTCGGCCTGAACGTAGCGGCCGACGTGCTGTATACGCAGTCTTACACCGGCGTCACGGGCGGGCTCGTGTACCTGGTGGCCGACGATCCCGGCATGCACAGCTCACAGAACGAGCAGGACACGCGCAACCACGGAGTGGGCGCACGGGTCCCCGTGCTCGAGCCGTCGGACAGCCAGGAAGCCCTGGAGTACACCCGGGCCGCGTTCGAGATCTCGGAGCGCTTCGACGTCCCGGTGATCGTCCGCCTCACCACGCGCATATCCCACGGCAAGGGATTGGTGACCGCCGGGTCGCGGACCGAGGTGGCGACACGCCCCTACGAACGCGATGCGCGCAAGTACGTGATGATGCCGGGCAACGCCCGCGTGCGACTCAGGGATGTCGCCGCGCGGGATGAGGCGCTCGCCGCGTACGGATCCACCGCCGAGGTGAACCGGGCGGAGGAGCGGAGTCAGTCCCTCGGCGTGATCACATCAGGTATCGCGTATCAGTACGTACGTGAAGCCTTGCCTGAGGCATCGGTCCTCAAGCTCGGGTTGACGGTACCCTTGCCCGCACAACTCATCCTCGACTTCGCGTCGAGGGTGGAGCGGGTCGCGGTGGTGGAGGAGCTGGATCGCCACCTGACGATGAGGGTCCGGGCGCTCGGCATCGACGTGGAAGAGGTCGACCTGCCGCGGCGCGGGGAACTGTCGCCGCGCATCGTGGCCGAGGCGTTCGGTGCGCCGCCGTTGTCGCGCCGGGAGCTTGTTGACGGCCTGCCGCCACGGCCGCCGTTGCTGTGTCCCGGGTGTCCGCACCGGGGACTGTTCTACGCCCTCGGCAAGGTGCGGGCAGTGGTGACCGGTGACATCGGCTGCTACACGCTCGGCACGCTGCCCCCGCTCAACGGCATGGACAGCTGCGTCTGCATGGGCGCGAGCATCGGAATGGCGCACGGCATGGATCTGGCGGGGTCGGTGGAGCGACCGGTCGTCGCCGTGATCGGTGACTCGACCTTCGCGCACTCGGGACTCACCGGGTTGCTCCACATGGCTTACGCGCGCTCAGAGGGCACGGTCATCGTTCTGGATAACCGCACCACCGCCATGACCGGCCACCAGGGCAACCCGGTCAACGGTGTGTTCATCGACGGCTCCGACGCCCCCGCCATCGACCTTGATGCGGTCTGCCTGGCCCTCGGGGCCGGGTCGGTGCGCACGGTCGACCCGCACGACCTGGATGCCACGTTGAACGTCCTGCGTGAGGAGACCGCTGCCGACCATCTCAGTGTGATCGTCTCCAAGGCGCCCTGCGCGCTTCTCATCAAGGACCATCACGACCCGTACGCCGTGGACGAGGAGCTGTGCACCAAGTGCGGCTCCTGCGTCCGTCTGGGCTGCCCGGCGATCTCGCGCGACGAGAACGGACGGGCGGTCATCGACACAGCTACCTGCGTCGGTTGCGGCCAGTGCGTCCAGGTGTGCCGGTACGACGCCATCGTGGGTGTCGGCCCATCGTGTGATCTCGGGGGTGGACGATGA
- a CDS encoding indolepyruvate oxidoreductase subunit beta — MMMTTVVLAGVGGQGTILAGDVLAKVAVAEGMDVKLSEVHGMAQRGGSVETFVRFGQTVFSPVVDPGMADHLIAFEMTEAARTLTYLRPGGTLVVNRRTVDSLPVLIGDMPAPEGLEEALVGEGAIFLDAEALACEAGSPRSANIVLMGAASYALPFEVPTWERVISDRVPPKTVEANLRAFHLGRDACAEGVCSL, encoded by the coding sequence ATGATGATGACCACCGTGGTGCTCGCGGGTGTGGGCGGGCAGGGCACGATCCTCGCGGGCGACGTGCTGGCCAAGGTCGCCGTGGCCGAGGGGATGGACGTGAAGCTCTCCGAGGTCCACGGCATGGCGCAGCGCGGCGGTTCCGTCGAGACGTTCGTCAGGTTCGGCCAGACGGTGTTCTCTCCCGTGGTCGATCCGGGCATGGCGGACCATCTGATAGCGTTCGAGATGACCGAGGCCGCACGCACGCTCACCTATCTAAGACCGGGTGGCACGCTGGTAGTGAACCGCCGCACGGTGGACTCGCTGCCTGTGTTGATAGGCGACATGCCCGCGCCGGAGGGCCTTGAGGAGGCGTTGGTGGGCGAGGGCGCCATATTCCTCGATGCGGAAGCGCTCGCGTGCGAGGCGGGGAGTCCGCGCTCGGCGAACATCGTCCTCATGGGCGCCGCCTCTTACGCACTGCCGTTCGAGGTGCCCACATGGGAGCGTGTCATCAGCGACCGGGTACCGCCCAAGACCGTGGAGGCCAACCTGCGTGCCTTCCATCTCGGAAGGGACGCGTGTGCTGAAGGGGTGTGCTCTCTGTGA
- a CDS encoding C40 family peptidase has product MSFASWQRCRIITVALAVASSLVFSIPAAYAVPSTPEIEQKQAQADAANAELESMRADLEVQVEEYNAITEAVAATREEIRIAHEELEAARRRLATAQTALGDRAANIYRSGGTSAIEFLLGVQSFDDLIVRFELMRRINSADAVAVADVKDAKARVEATTEALEQRQAEQVALQTQAEVRASAIEEEIARQERFVARLDADVQTLIAEEEERLRELEAERARQAAEAAAARRAAEAAASGSAGGGTSAGRDAADPGSLGSGNASVVDIALQYLGVPYVWGGASPAGFDCSGLMQYSYRQVGVMLPRTSRAQYAVGQHIAPDRLDLLQPGDLVFFGTGGDPSRVHHVGMYVGDGNYLHAPYTGAVVRIDSLTGRITRSQDYVGASRL; this is encoded by the coding sequence ATGTCCTTCGCCAGTTGGCAGAGATGCCGCATCATCACGGTCGCCCTGGCGGTGGCATCCTCTCTCGTGTTCAGTATCCCTGCCGCGTATGCCGTGCCGTCCACCCCCGAGATCGAGCAGAAACAGGCGCAGGCGGATGCCGCGAACGCCGAGCTCGAGAGCATGCGTGCGGACCTTGAGGTGCAGGTGGAGGAGTACAACGCCATCACCGAGGCCGTGGCGGCAACGCGTGAGGAGATCAGGATCGCGCACGAGGAGCTCGAGGCTGCGCGCCGCCGGCTTGCGACCGCACAGACGGCGCTTGGAGACCGTGCGGCGAACATCTACCGTTCGGGCGGGACGAGCGCCATAGAGTTCCTTCTCGGAGTGCAGAGCTTCGACGACCTGATCGTTCGCTTCGAGCTCATGCGCCGCATCAACTCGGCCGATGCGGTGGCGGTCGCCGACGTGAAGGATGCGAAGGCGCGTGTGGAGGCCACGACAGAGGCGCTCGAGCAGCGCCAGGCAGAGCAGGTGGCGCTGCAGACGCAGGCCGAGGTGCGCGCGAGCGCCATCGAGGAGGAGATCGCGCGCCAGGAGCGTTTCGTGGCCCGGCTGGACGCCGACGTACAGACGCTCATCGCCGAGGAGGAGGAGCGTCTGCGGGAGCTGGAGGCCGAGCGCGCTCGCCAGGCGGCCGAAGCGGCCGCCGCACGGAGGGCGGCTGAGGCGGCGGCAAGCGGCTCCGCCGGAGGCGGGACGTCGGCGGGCAGAGACGCGGCCGACCCGGGCTCGCTCGGCTCCGGGAACGCGAGCGTCGTGGACATCGCTCTTCAGTACCTCGGCGTCCCGTATGTCTGGGGTGGCGCGTCACCGGCCGGATTCGACTGCTCCGGGCTGATGCAGTACTCCTACCGCCAGGTGGGCGTCATGCTGCCGAGGACGAGTCGCGCGCAGTACGCGGTTGGTCAGCACATCGCCCCGGACCGTCTCGACCTGCTGCAGCCGGGCGATCTTGTGTTCTTCGGGACGGGCGGGGACCCGTCGCGCGTGCACCACGTAGGGATGTACGTGGGTGACGGCAACTACTTGCACGCGCCCTATACGGGTGCGGTCGTCCGCATAGACTCGCTCACGGGTCGCATCACCAGGAGCCAAGACTACGTGGGCGCCTCCCGCCTGTAG